The sequence AAGATGGGTCACTTCAGCGGCTGGGCCGGCGTGTTCGCGCTCGCGCTGCTGCAGATTCCGATCGTGATCCGCACCACCGAAAACATGCTGAAGCTGGTGCCGAACGCGCTGCGTGAAGCCGCCTTCGCGCTCGGCACGCCGAAGTGGAAGATGGTGCTGTCGATCACGCTGAAGGCTTCCATTGCAGGTATCGTCACCGGCGTGCTGCTCGGCGTCGCACGGATTGCCGGCGAAACCGCGCCGCTGTTGTTCACGGCGCTGTCCAATCAGTTCTTCTCATGGGACATGGGCCAACCGGTCGCGAACCTGCCGGTCACGATCTACAAGTTTGCGATGAGCCCGTTCGCGCAGTGGCAATCACTCGCGTGGGCCGGCGTCTTCCTGATCACGCTCGCGGTGCTGGGATTGAATGTCCTCGCGCGCACGATCTTCACGAATAAGTAAGGGCGGAGTGTAATCCGATGAATATGGCAGAAACTCAACTCAATCCGACCGTGCGTCCGACTGCGCCCGCCGGTTTCGATCCCGCCCAAAGCGGCCAGACGCAAGCGTCGAATCGCCCGAAGATCGAGATCAACGATCTGAACTTCTTCTACGGCAAGTATCACGCGTTGAAGAACATCAACCTGGCGATTCCCGAAGGCAAGGTGACCGCGTTCATCGGCCCGTCGGGTTGCGGCAAATCGACCTTGCTGCGCACGCTGAACAAGATGTACGCGCTGTATCCGGAGCAACGCGCCGAAGGCGAGATCCTGATGGACGGCGAAAACCTGCTGACCTCCAAGCGCGACATTTCGCTGCTGCGCGCGCGGATCGGCATGGTGTTCCAGAAGCCGACGCCGTTCCCGATGTCGATCTACGACAACATCGCGTTCGGTGTGAAGATGTTCGAAACGCTGCCGCGCTCGGAAATGGACGACCGCGTCGAATGGGCGCTGACTAAAGCGGCGCTGTGGAACGAGGTGAAGGACAAGCTCGGCCAGAGCGGCTACGGCCTGTCGGGCGGTCAACAGCAGCGTCTGTGTATCGCACGCGGCATCGCGATTCGCCCTGAAGTGCTGCTGCTCGACGAACCGTGCTCCGCGCTCGACCCGATCTCGACCGGCCGTATCGAAGAACTGATCGCCGAATTGAAAAGCGATTACACGGTGGTGATTGTCACGCATAACATGCAACAGGCCGCTCGCTGTTCGGACTACACTGCCTACATGTACCTCGGTGAACTGATCGAATTCGGCGACACCGAAAAGATCTTCATCAAGCCGGTCCGCAAGGAAACCGAGGACTACATCACTGGCCGCTTCGGCTAAGCCGCCAAGCCAAAACAACGGAGTACGACATGTCCGACAAACACCTGTCCAGCCAGTTCGACGCCGATCTGAACCTGGTTTCCTCGAAGGTGCTCGAAATGGGCGGCCTCGTCGAATCGCAGATCGTCCACGCCATGCAGGCGCTCAACGAATTCGACCTCGACATCTGCGAACAGGTGATCGCAGCCGAAGAGCGCCTGAACAAGATGGAAGTCGACATCGACGAAGAATGCAGCAACATCATCGCGCGCCGTCAACCGGCCGCGCGTGATCTGCGCCTGCTGATCGCGATCTCGAAGACCATCACGAACCTCGAACGCGCCGGCGACGAAGCCGAAAAAATCGCCAAGCGCACCAAGCGT is a genomic window of Paraburkholderia bryophila containing:
- the pstB gene encoding phosphate ABC transporter ATP-binding protein PstB; the encoded protein is MNMAETQLNPTVRPTAPAGFDPAQSGQTQASNRPKIEINDLNFFYGKYHALKNINLAIPEGKVTAFIGPSGCGKSTLLRTLNKMYALYPEQRAEGEILMDGENLLTSKRDISLLRARIGMVFQKPTPFPMSIYDNIAFGVKMFETLPRSEMDDRVEWALTKAALWNEVKDKLGQSGYGLSGGQQQRLCIARGIAIRPEVLLLDEPCSALDPISTGRIEELIAELKSDYTVVIVTHNMQQAARCSDYTAYMYLGELIEFGDTEKIFIKPVRKETEDYITGRFG